A region from the Lentimonas sp. CC4 genome encodes:
- a CDS encoding ATP-binding protein: MKIALYLKALETQPRKFVSFLHEEDQGPTEFSGKARQEEMLMLRQFVTECLLKPFIFLIYRRWAYHTQQKSQFVLRPHPEALSGQFEHSRLALVCELDASNQLVVIGAEARSGDVVEHLERECLAQLVIPSSDPWASPITTDEAGLDFIQQLPEVGADIEKAIRSWTHYLDWRQKLAERKANELYTFKSSTVTARGSKVELTLEDPHVYEMIKNRLVGETIRLYTEDVREQLVADPNDESEDEEDRSRRTPPRAVFEGAFKSVRSVGNEQEATRGRGRYNLRRRGSPTGQPEMLRICIEAENEDGAQTYDARDIPDRGLLQAAMEGELAAIDVQRNGLRRLAEFQSQNPQLRSWLFDAKAALPCNGEPPAFEADTSPHPNEEQMDCVKQALALEDLLLLWGPPGTGKTTVIAEIASQYCRLDGRILISSQANLAVDQALERLPQLPHIRPARISSSKQNRKSTLVHENMRWWLRACANQVKVDAESETDPTWKALMNDWTTHLRENVKLQDLNEPTIRHYRKHANVIGATCSEAGKPDFYSSTEINPVFDLSIVDEVSKATPPELILPALLGKRTLLVGDHRQLPPVFRETTFPEAVENGEITEQEFDDFKEMVTTSYFNHLFESVDPSTRVALDQQYRMHPQIMAAVNQFYADQPLRPGTGHDKLSKLKQHNFHLASHSGEKWLKPGAHLVWIDSTHDLRGQAVENQRAGTSRFNEAEADLCVDLLRSLLPKTEDIGIISLYRAQILQIQKKLREENDSKLRRFLEAKGVNTVDQFQGSERDIIIVSLTRTDDHLSGEFIKDFRRINVAISRARKLLIVIGRKKTFDSGQVEVPAEEIGQSEVKPAYQAIREIAEQYGTFTTLQAVSSNRGERKKASPPKGNRRPQHKKHDKSKKNHKPRQNEQLSKHELNTLMSDFDQKFSNT; encoded by the coding sequence ATGAAAATCGCACTCTATCTAAAAGCACTCGAAACTCAGCCTCGAAAGTTTGTATCCTTCCTGCACGAGGAGGATCAAGGACCTACCGAATTCTCTGGGAAGGCTCGCCAGGAAGAGATGCTCATGCTCCGGCAGTTTGTGACAGAGTGCCTACTCAAGCCGTTTATTTTTCTGATCTACCGGCGCTGGGCGTATCACACCCAGCAAAAAAGCCAATTCGTCCTTCGGCCACATCCAGAAGCATTGAGCGGTCAGTTTGAGCATAGCCGCCTAGCATTGGTATGCGAACTCGATGCATCGAACCAACTGGTAGTGATTGGGGCGGAAGCTCGTTCGGGGGACGTGGTCGAACACCTAGAGCGCGAGTGCTTGGCTCAGTTGGTCATTCCTTCTTCAGATCCGTGGGCATCACCCATAACAACCGACGAAGCGGGGCTGGATTTCATCCAACAGCTGCCAGAAGTCGGTGCAGATATTGAAAAAGCCATCCGTAGTTGGACGCACTATCTCGATTGGCGTCAAAAGCTGGCCGAGCGTAAAGCGAATGAGCTCTACACTTTTAAAAGCTCTACTGTCACCGCTCGTGGCAGTAAAGTCGAACTGACGCTCGAAGATCCGCATGTCTATGAAATGATCAAGAATCGGCTCGTGGGTGAAACTATTCGGCTCTACACTGAAGATGTGCGCGAACAGCTCGTTGCGGATCCAAACGACGAATCTGAGGACGAAGAGGATCGCTCAAGACGCACACCGCCACGAGCGGTGTTTGAAGGTGCATTTAAGTCGGTGCGCTCGGTCGGCAATGAACAAGAAGCCACCCGCGGTCGCGGCCGCTACAACCTTCGCCGGAGAGGCTCACCGACGGGTCAGCCTGAAATGTTGCGGATCTGCATCGAGGCTGAAAATGAGGATGGCGCTCAAACTTACGATGCGCGCGACATTCCCGATCGAGGCTTATTGCAAGCTGCGATGGAAGGTGAATTAGCGGCGATTGACGTGCAGCGTAATGGTCTTCGTAGGCTTGCAGAGTTTCAAAGCCAGAACCCACAGCTCCGCTCGTGGCTCTTTGATGCTAAGGCTGCGCTTCCTTGCAATGGTGAGCCGCCTGCATTTGAGGCGGATACATCGCCTCATCCGAATGAGGAGCAAATGGACTGTGTGAAGCAAGCGTTAGCGCTGGAAGATTTATTGCTCCTCTGGGGCCCTCCGGGCACAGGTAAAACCACTGTCATCGCTGAAATCGCATCGCAGTATTGCCGCCTTGATGGTCGTATCTTGATTTCCTCACAGGCGAACCTCGCAGTGGATCAAGCCTTGGAGCGGCTACCACAACTGCCTCACATTCGTCCGGCTCGAATTAGTAGCAGTAAGCAGAACCGCAAAAGCACCCTAGTTCACGAAAATATGCGGTGGTGGCTGCGCGCTTGTGCCAATCAAGTGAAAGTCGACGCAGAATCGGAAACCGATCCGACTTGGAAGGCCTTGATGAATGATTGGACGACGCACCTCCGAGAGAACGTCAAGCTGCAGGATCTGAATGAACCGACGATTCGACATTATCGGAAGCATGCAAACGTCATCGGAGCGACCTGTAGTGAGGCTGGTAAGCCGGACTTCTACAGTAGCACGGAAATCAACCCCGTGTTCGACCTGTCGATTGTGGATGAGGTGAGTAAAGCGACTCCGCCCGAACTGATCCTGCCGGCATTGCTCGGCAAACGAACCTTACTGGTCGGTGACCACCGTCAATTACCTCCAGTCTTCCGGGAAACGACATTCCCTGAAGCAGTTGAAAACGGTGAAATCACTGAGCAGGAGTTTGATGATTTCAAGGAGATGGTAACAACCTCGTATTTTAATCATCTATTCGAAAGCGTCGATCCGAGCACCCGCGTCGCGCTGGATCAGCAGTATCGCATGCACCCACAAATCATGGCTGCGGTGAATCAGTTTTACGCAGATCAGCCGCTACGGCCGGGGACGGGCCATGATAAGCTTTCAAAGCTTAAGCAACATAACTTCCATTTGGCCAGTCATTCGGGTGAGAAATGGTTAAAGCCCGGGGCGCACTTGGTCTGGATTGATTCCACTCATGACCTGCGAGGGCAAGCGGTCGAAAATCAGCGTGCAGGCACATCACGGTTCAATGAGGCCGAGGCTGATCTCTGTGTGGACTTATTACGTTCACTGCTACCCAAGACCGAGGACATCGGCATTATCAGTCTTTACCGTGCACAAATTCTCCAGATTCAAAAAAAGCTACGTGAAGAGAATGACTCGAAGCTTCGTCGTTTTTTGGAGGCAAAAGGTGTGAATACGGTCGATCAGTTCCAAGGAAGTGAGCGGGACATTATCATAGTGAGTCTCACGCGCACCGATGACCATCTGAGCGGCGAGTTCATTAAGGATTTCCGGCGCATCAATGTCGCGATTTCCAGAGCCCGAAAGCTGCTCATCGTCATCGGTCGAAAGAAGACCTTTGATTCCGGCCAAGTCGAGGTGCCAGCGGAGGAAATCGGGCAATCCGAAGTAAAGCCCGCCTATCAGGCGATCCGCGAGATCGCTGAACAGTATGGCACCTTCACGACTCTCCAAGCGGTCAGTTCTAATAGAGGCGAACGTAAAAAAGCATCACCTCCGAAGGGGAACCGTCGCCCTCAGCATAAGAAACACGACAAGTCTAAGAAGAATCACAAGCCTCGGCAAAATGAACAACTGAGCAAACATGAACTGAATACACTAATGAGCGACTTCGATCAAAAGTTCTCCAATACCTGA
- a CDS encoding DEAD/DEAH box helicase family protein translates to MAVKRTSKKKRSFHQDLVLNRWLLGFFNGDSIQKLKLRLGEDRYEGLHEDGQSLFFHELTGNLFNIDRISEDELRRYDFNIVTYWDEITSARNKIEGHVLQMKYFQYLSLLFTEIYLDWYFNRKQQLLDGLNEALDQFHSDEGQILFQPFVADDLNKIAFWNATGSGKTLLLHVNIKQYLHYFQDGRDGVYPDKIILLTPNEGLSKQHLEEAQQSGFGFTKLFEKDSKPDFKGTIEVIDINKLGDTMGDKTVAVDAFEGNNLVLVDEGHRGTGKEAGAWMRRRSALVSNGFAFEYSATFGQAVGKGPTVEKAEDEIRKTKAKTIHGTTKLSEIPKEDIAKVTLTNEDRQRARNNATRETYAKCTLFDYSYKYFYEDGYGKEFLILNLKEDKEDDDQKLYFTACLLSFYQQLWLWETKKLALTDYNIEKPLWVFVGNKVNDDDSDILTVTKFLGDFLNTPKQMVPWIADLIANKTRILDAKGNNIFHQRFLPMMGRDAAEVYKDILKRLFNADAPQRLKLVNLKRSKGELALRVGDAEPFGLINVGDDSKFHTLADNNSDEIFDTESDEFGGALFKSINRKDSPLNVLIGSRKFTEGWSSWRVSTMGLLNMGTGEGSQIIQLFGRGVRLKGSNFSLKRTSVTERPKGLHLDKLETLNIFGVRANYMAKFKDYLKEEGITPTDEILELDFPTKANLPSNQLKTLGLKDGYKDNQKNGFKRKHYPDLYEVPAAFMDAKTKQPKIKMPHVVVDLYPRIEALSSTSKGSASKKEARSEAKLSTEVMEHFNWDQLFMAVQDYKLQRSWSNLRVSKERLRAFCFARNSWYTLYAPAKEMQVTRYSDVFKQQRILTQLLVDYTDRFYKALKNAYEGQFYEVIAMDEDHSSMLKLYHFEIEDSSEGQVYLQRLEVLQKLIAEKKLADASRSAPNQMVAICFDRHLYYPLLHIEDPKGVPLKLRPIAFDAESEVRFVKDLETFYQTKKGEEALKGRSLYLLRNADSKGRGLGFATAGNFYPDFLLWLVDEETGQQWLNFVDPKGIRNIDLAHPKLQLYREVKNVEKELKDPTLTLNAFILSGTSFEDLLNVKGKVSKQELEDRHVLFMDDDKDSYLEKLIQQATTTP, encoded by the coding sequence ATGGCAGTAAAACGCACATCGAAAAAGAAGCGTAGCTTCCACCAGGACTTGGTCCTCAATCGCTGGCTACTCGGCTTCTTCAACGGAGACAGTATTCAAAAGCTCAAGCTACGCCTCGGCGAGGATCGCTATGAAGGCCTACACGAAGACGGGCAGTCGCTGTTCTTCCATGAGCTGACGGGCAACCTTTTCAATATCGACCGCATCAGTGAGGATGAGTTGCGGCGTTATGATTTCAATATCGTCACCTATTGGGATGAAATAACGAGTGCCCGTAACAAGATCGAAGGCCACGTGTTGCAGATGAAATACTTCCAGTATCTCTCGCTGCTCTTTACTGAGATTTATCTAGATTGGTATTTTAACCGCAAACAGCAGTTGCTGGATGGGCTCAACGAAGCACTGGATCAATTCCACAGCGATGAAGGGCAGATTCTCTTTCAGCCATTTGTGGCCGATGATCTCAACAAGATCGCGTTTTGGAATGCCACAGGTAGCGGCAAAACGCTGCTACTGCATGTCAATATCAAGCAATACCTGCACTATTTCCAAGATGGTCGCGACGGGGTCTACCCGGATAAGATCATTCTGCTGACTCCTAATGAGGGACTATCCAAGCAGCACCTTGAAGAGGCTCAGCAATCAGGCTTTGGCTTCACTAAACTTTTTGAGAAAGACAGTAAGCCCGACTTTAAGGGCACCATCGAAGTCATCGACATCAATAAACTCGGTGACACCATGGGCGATAAGACCGTCGCGGTGGATGCGTTTGAGGGCAATAACTTGGTGCTGGTTGACGAAGGCCACCGAGGCACCGGCAAAGAAGCAGGAGCTTGGATGCGTCGTCGCAGTGCACTCGTCTCGAATGGTTTCGCCTTCGAGTATTCTGCCACATTCGGACAAGCAGTGGGTAAAGGGCCGACCGTCGAAAAGGCGGAGGATGAAATTCGTAAAACCAAGGCAAAGACGATTCATGGCACGACTAAGCTCAGCGAGATTCCGAAGGAGGACATTGCAAAGGTTACGCTCACGAATGAGGATCGCCAGAGAGCACGTAACAATGCGACGCGTGAAACCTACGCCAAGTGCACGCTCTTCGACTACTCCTACAAATATTTTTACGAAGACGGCTACGGTAAAGAGTTCCTGATTCTTAACCTCAAAGAGGACAAGGAAGACGATGATCAGAAGCTCTATTTCACCGCCTGCTTATTGAGCTTCTATCAGCAGCTCTGGCTATGGGAGACCAAGAAGCTAGCGCTCACCGATTATAATATTGAAAAGCCGCTGTGGGTATTCGTGGGCAATAAGGTCAACGATGACGACTCCGACATTTTGACCGTTACCAAATTCCTTGGCGATTTCCTCAATACTCCGAAGCAAATGGTGCCTTGGATTGCGGATTTGATTGCAAACAAAACGCGAATTCTCGACGCAAAAGGTAACAATATCTTCCATCAACGTTTCTTACCAATGATGGGGCGCGATGCCGCCGAAGTTTACAAGGACATCTTGAAGCGCCTCTTTAATGCGGATGCACCTCAGCGGCTCAAACTGGTGAATCTGAAACGCAGTAAGGGCGAATTAGCGCTGCGAGTCGGTGATGCAGAACCGTTCGGCCTGATCAACGTTGGGGATGACTCGAAGTTTCACACACTGGCCGACAACAACAGTGACGAGATCTTTGATACGGAATCCGATGAGTTCGGCGGAGCGCTCTTCAAGTCGATCAATCGCAAGGATAGTCCACTCAACGTGTTGATCGGCTCGCGTAAGTTCACCGAAGGCTGGAGTAGTTGGCGTGTCTCTACCATGGGCCTTCTAAACATGGGCACTGGCGAAGGTTCCCAAATCATCCAGCTCTTTGGTCGAGGCGTCCGCCTCAAAGGGAGCAACTTCTCACTGAAGCGGACATCTGTGACAGAGCGCCCCAAAGGCCTACACTTGGATAAATTGGAGACGCTCAATATCTTCGGTGTCCGCGCCAACTACATGGCCAAGTTTAAGGACTATCTCAAAGAAGAAGGCATCACGCCGACGGATGAGATCCTGGAGCTCGATTTCCCAACTAAAGCCAATCTACCCAGTAATCAGCTCAAGACACTGGGGCTGAAAGACGGATACAAAGATAATCAGAAGAACGGCTTTAAACGTAAACACTACCCCGACCTCTACGAGGTGCCTGCGGCTTTCATGGATGCAAAGACGAAGCAGCCAAAGATCAAAATGCCGCATGTGGTCGTGGATCTGTATCCGCGCATCGAAGCATTGAGTAGCACATCCAAAGGGAGTGCGTCTAAGAAGGAGGCCCGAAGCGAAGCGAAGCTTTCAACTGAAGTGATGGAGCATTTCAATTGGGATCAACTCTTCATGGCGGTCCAAGACTACAAATTACAACGTAGCTGGAGTAATTTACGTGTATCGAAAGAGCGCCTTAGGGCCTTCTGCTTTGCGCGTAATAGCTGGTATACGCTGTATGCCCCGGCCAAAGAGATGCAGGTCACGCGCTACAGCGATGTCTTTAAGCAGCAACGAATCCTCACGCAGCTTCTGGTTGATTATACAGATCGATTCTACAAGGCGCTCAAAAATGCCTATGAAGGCCAATTCTATGAGGTCATCGCGATGGATGAAGATCATAGCTCGATGCTCAAGCTGTATCACTTCGAAATCGAAGACAGCAGCGAAGGGCAGGTCTACCTGCAACGCTTGGAAGTCCTACAAAAGTTAATAGCAGAGAAGAAGCTAGCCGATGCCTCAAGGAGTGCACCGAATCAAATGGTCGCCATTTGCTTTGATCGTCACCTCTATTATCCGCTGTTGCATATCGAAGATCCAAAGGGCGTGCCTCTGAAGCTCCGCCCCATTGCCTTTGATGCTGAGAGCGAAGTTCGCTTCGTGAAGGATCTGGAGACCTTCTATCAGACCAAGAAAGGCGAGGAAGCGCTCAAAGGACGCAGTCTTTACCTACTGAGAAATGCCGACAGCAAAGGCAGAGGTCTCGGCTTTGCGACCGCAGGCAATTTCTATCCCGACTTCCTGCTCTGGCTGGTCGACGAAGAGACCGGTCAGCAGTGGCTCAACTTTGTTGATCCAAAGGGCATCCGTAATATCGACCTGGCGCATCCCAAGCTACAACTCTACCGAGAGGTCAAGAACGTCGAAAAGGAACTCAAAGACCCAACACTGACGCTCAATGCCTTCATCCTATCTGGCACCAGCTTCGAGGACCTACTCAACGTCAAAGGCAAGGTAAGCAAACAAGAGCTCGAAGACCGGCATGTTCTCTTCATGGACGACGACAAGGACAGTTATCTTGAGAAGCTGATCCAGCAAGCAACTACAACCCCTTAA
- a CDS encoding AAA family ATPase encodes MNIEIKNCNNIDLGVIGIQPKKLNIKLGINGTGKSTIARSLTLSVDEEDLSSLKPFKHENDKTDEYTPAVSGLDEIGSVKVFNEEYVTQFVFKPEELVENSFEIFIKTPAYTQKMEAINALIGDAKKVFQEHEWLAQAIKDFDQLAADMRTTAAGALAGNSKMSKAFGGNGNILENIPDELSSYTNYLKSNSNVKWLKWQAQGNAFLDLDSGCPYCIAPTEENKERIKKVSEVYNSKTVENLGAIIDVIEKLGDYFSTSTVSTLEGIVKKIEGLNEAEELFLVTLKQQAEALSNHLKKIQNLSNFDFKDKDRAEEEINALKIDISLYQYLNSEKTQQVVASVDASITEVVDKIGLLKGQIAQQERLVKDAIENNQKEINGFLSYAGYKYEVELLGEKNDIKLRLRHTDGTKAVQNGDQHLSYGERNAFAVILFMYECLAQSPDLIILDDPISSFDKNKKFSILHKLFRGSNSLKSKTVLLLTHDVEPVIDTVKIMPDKFAEFTVASYLRNRNGSLTEETISYGDVLSFKQVCDAVRETHPNKLIRLIYLRRYFDILDDKGMEYQMLSSLFKKASTPYIKNGDDEVDFTSEQKSEVEGKVSELVGGFSYDELLAVIGDNTQIVAAYRQAENGYEKVQIFRLLEAEHEDHVVRKHISETFHIENDLVFQLSPQKYDPVPDFLIDTCDQYIDENHTQG; translated from the coding sequence ATGAACATCGAGATAAAAAACTGTAACAATATCGATTTAGGAGTGATCGGCATTCAGCCTAAGAAGCTGAATATCAAGCTAGGTATTAACGGAACAGGCAAGAGCACCATTGCTAGATCATTGACGCTGAGTGTTGACGAAGAAGACCTCTCTTCACTCAAACCGTTCAAGCATGAAAATGACAAGACGGATGAGTATACACCTGCTGTGTCAGGATTAGACGAGATTGGTTCGGTCAAGGTTTTTAACGAAGAGTATGTCACTCAATTTGTATTCAAACCTGAAGAGCTGGTTGAAAATAGCTTCGAGATTTTCATTAAGACACCTGCATACACTCAGAAGATGGAGGCCATTAACGCCCTCATAGGAGATGCAAAAAAGGTTTTTCAAGAGCACGAATGGTTGGCTCAGGCGATCAAAGATTTCGATCAACTTGCTGCTGATATGCGCACGACTGCTGCGGGGGCGTTGGCTGGAAATAGTAAGATGTCGAAGGCGTTTGGTGGGAATGGCAATATTCTGGAAAATATTCCTGACGAGCTTTCGAGCTACACGAACTATCTTAAATCGAATTCGAATGTGAAATGGTTGAAGTGGCAGGCTCAAGGGAACGCGTTTTTAGATTTGGACAGTGGTTGCCCTTACTGCATAGCACCTACAGAGGAGAATAAGGAGAGGATCAAAAAAGTCAGCGAGGTATATAACAGCAAGACTGTTGAAAACCTCGGTGCAATTATTGATGTGATCGAAAAGTTGGGAGACTATTTCTCCACTTCAACTGTTTCGACCCTCGAAGGGATCGTGAAGAAAATTGAAGGTTTAAATGAAGCTGAGGAGCTTTTTCTCGTCACCCTGAAACAACAGGCGGAAGCTCTTTCAAATCACCTAAAGAAGATACAAAATCTATCGAATTTCGACTTCAAGGATAAGGACAGGGCTGAGGAAGAAATCAACGCCCTGAAGATCGATATAAGCCTTTATCAATATCTAAACTCTGAAAAGACTCAGCAGGTGGTAGCTTCTGTTGACGCTTCCATCACCGAAGTTGTCGATAAAATTGGCCTCCTTAAAGGTCAAATTGCTCAACAAGAGAGGCTTGTTAAGGACGCTATCGAAAATAATCAAAAAGAGATTAATGGCTTTTTGTCCTACGCTGGCTACAAGTATGAGGTAGAACTGCTAGGAGAGAAAAACGACATCAAACTACGGCTTAGACATACAGATGGAACTAAGGCTGTGCAAAATGGAGATCAGCATTTGAGCTATGGTGAAAGAAACGCATTTGCCGTGATCCTCTTCATGTATGAGTGTTTGGCTCAAAGCCCAGATTTGATAATTCTGGATGATCCAATTTCTTCATTCGATAAGAATAAGAAATTCTCGATACTGCATAAGCTCTTTAGAGGCTCGAACTCATTGAAGTCTAAAACCGTTCTTTTGCTGACGCACGATGTCGAACCCGTCATCGACACCGTAAAGATCATGCCTGATAAATTCGCTGAGTTTACTGTGGCAAGCTATCTCAGAAATCGCAATGGCTCTCTTACCGAAGAGACTATCAGCTATGGAGATGTCCTCAGCTTTAAACAGGTTTGTGATGCAGTCAGGGAGACACATCCTAACAAACTTATCAGGTTAATTTACTTGAGAAGGTATTTTGATATTCTTGATGACAAAGGTATGGAGTATCAGATGCTTTCAAGCCTTTTCAAGAAAGCCTCAACTCCATACATCAAGAATGGGGATGATGAGGTGGACTTTACCTCTGAACAAAAATCCGAGGTAGAGGGTAAGGTCAGTGAGCTTGTCGGAGGCTTTTCCTACGATGAGTTACTCGCTGTGATTGGCGATAACACCCAAATAGTAGCTGCATACCGGCAGGCTGAAAATGGATATGAAAAGGTGCAGATCTTCAGGCTCCTTGAAGCGGAGCATGAAGATCATGTCGTAAGAAAGCATATTAGTGAGACCTTCCACATCGAAAATGATCTAGTGTTCCAACTGTCACCTCAGAAGTATGATCCTGTCCCCGATTTTCTTATCGACACTTGCGACCAGTATATCGACGAAAATCATACTCAGGGTTAG
- a CDS encoding DUF2130 domain-containing protein, producing MNEISCPHCGKAFKIDETGYADLLKQVRDKEFDAQLHERLELAAKQKDDAVELAKAKLSTELKAESQEKEATIKELKVLLEAGKTEQQFAVTNAVTTVEKERDDLLNQLKQAKQETQNAFEQAERDKASAVELTEQKVSSVLRTELQEQKAIIQELKAQLDAGRTIQELAVKDAVTSLEKEKSDLANQLQQVKADGENATKLAGIEKQQELQELKGQLEAKEISQKLAITEAVGVVEKERDTLKHNLDQAALEKQVAEKAITDQYEVRLKDRDGEIERLKEFKAKLSTKMVGETLEQHCETEFNRIRSTAFPRAYFEKDNDASSGSKGDYVFKDNDETGTEIVSIMFEMKNENDTTATKKKNEDFFKELDKDRNEKGCEYAILVSLLEPENELYNSGIVDVSYRYEKMYVIRPQFFIPMITLLRDAAMNALSYKNELALVKSQNIDVTNFEADLEDFKSKFGRNYDLASRQFQTAVSEIDKSISHLQKTRDALLKSENNLRLANDKAQDVTVKKLTRKNPTMSEKFEQAKAVSQAGEIE from the coding sequence ATGAACGAAATTTCCTGCCCTCACTGTGGTAAAGCATTCAAGATCGATGAGACCGGATACGCTGATCTCCTAAAGCAAGTCCGTGATAAGGAGTTCGACGCACAGTTGCACGAACGGCTGGAACTCGCTGCGAAACAAAAGGACGATGCCGTGGAGCTCGCGAAGGCAAAGCTTAGCACCGAGCTTAAGGCTGAGTCGCAGGAAAAAGAAGCAACGATCAAAGAGCTGAAGGTCCTGCTGGAAGCAGGGAAAACCGAGCAGCAGTTCGCGGTGACTAATGCGGTGACAACAGTTGAAAAGGAGCGTGACGACCTCTTGAATCAGCTGAAGCAAGCAAAGCAGGAAACTCAGAATGCCTTCGAGCAGGCGGAGAGGGACAAGGCCAGTGCCGTCGAGCTAACCGAACAAAAGGTCAGTAGCGTATTGCGGACAGAGCTTCAGGAGCAGAAGGCAATTATCCAGGAACTCAAAGCTCAGTTGGATGCGGGGAGGACGATTCAGGAGTTGGCCGTCAAAGACGCCGTTACCAGCTTGGAAAAAGAAAAAAGCGACCTCGCTAATCAATTACAACAAGTCAAAGCCGATGGCGAGAACGCCACGAAGCTTGCTGGCATTGAAAAGCAGCAGGAACTCCAAGAGCTCAAAGGTCAGCTCGAAGCCAAGGAAATTAGCCAGAAGCTGGCAATTACTGAAGCGGTGGGTGTGGTTGAGAAAGAGCGAGACACACTCAAACACAACCTAGACCAAGCCGCCCTAGAAAAACAGGTCGCTGAGAAGGCCATTACGGATCAGTATGAAGTTCGCCTAAAAGACCGAGATGGGGAAATTGAACGTCTTAAGGAATTTAAGGCCAAACTCTCAACGAAGATGGTCGGCGAAACACTTGAGCAACACTGCGAAACGGAGTTCAATCGCATCCGTTCCACCGCATTCCCGAGAGCCTATTTCGAGAAAGACAACGATGCCAGCTCTGGGAGTAAGGGTGACTACGTCTTTAAGGACAATGACGAGACTGGAACCGAGATCGTTTCCATCATGTTCGAGATGAAGAATGAGAACGATACCACGGCCACGAAAAAGAAGAATGAAGACTTCTTCAAAGAGCTGGACAAAGACCGCAACGAGAAAGGCTGCGAATACGCTATCCTCGTCTCGCTCCTAGAACCCGAGAACGAACTCTACAACTCAGGGATCGTAGATGTGTCCTACCGCTACGAAAAGATGTATGTCATCCGACCACAGTTCTTCATCCCGATGATTACATTACTGAGGGATGCCGCGATGAATGCCCTGAGCTACAAAAACGAACTCGCACTGGTGAAATCCCAGAACATCGACGTGACGAACTTCGAGGCAGATTTAGAAGATTTTAAATCGAAATTTGGCAGGAACTACGATCTAGCCTCCAGACAATTCCAGACAGCAGTTTCTGAAATCGATAAATCGATCAGTCACCTACAGAAAACGAGAGATGCACTTTTGAAGTCGGAGAACAATCTACGCCTCGCAAACGACAAAGCCCAAGACGTGACAGTGAAAAAGCTCACGCGCAAGAACCCCACGATGAGTGAGAAATTCGAGCAAGCCAAAGCAGTCAGCCAAGCTGGTGAGATCGAGTAA